ccgccgccgccgcccgctgcCCGACTGCAGCCGCTCTTCTTCCGCGGGGGTTCGCCCCGCGGCCCGGGTGGCTCGggcgacagcagcagcagccccagccccggccgcgggggcggccggcgctgcggggGCGACTCCGTGagcagcagcggcggcagcagcggcggcaCCGGCGCGGGGCGGGAAGACGACGACGAGAGCGTCAGTCTCAGCAAGCCGCtggtgccggccgcagcgcccgcGGGACCCCCAGCGACGGGGGACGCCGCGCCGGTCGCCTTCTCCTCGTCCGCCGCCACCTACTCCTCCGCGTCCACACCCGCCTCTTCCTGCAGCATGACTGCCGCCGACTTCGGCGGGGGCGCCGCGGCCGGGCCCGTCGGGGGTCCCGGGGGCCGCTCCATggggggcgcgggcggcgcgggAACCGGCGGCGGCGCCTCCTGCTGCCCGTGTTGTTGCTGCTGCGGCcgtccggcccggcccggccgcagAGGAGGGCGCCGCGGGTGCGCCGCCGGGCCGGGGTGCCGCTGGGGCTACCAGGCGCTGTCCGtggtgctgctgctggcgcaGGGCGGGCTGCTGGACCTGTACCTCATCGCTGTCACCGACCTGTACTGGTGCTCCTGGATCGCCACtgacctggtggtggtggtgggctgggccatcttcttcgcCAAGAACAGCCGGGGCCGTCGGGGCAGCGCGGCAAGCGGCGCACACAGCCATCCGCCGCACCAGCACCACCACGCTGCGCCGCCTCTGCACCTGCCCGCCTCCTCGGGCGCCTCGGCCGCGGCCGCGACTGGAGCCAAGGCGCGCGGCGGCCGCAGCATGGCCGGCGGCCCCGGGTGCGGACCGGGGCCGGTGGGGGTGGCGGGTGAGTTCGCCTTCGCCTACCTGGCCTGGCTCATCTACTCCATCGCCTTCACGCCCAAGGTGGTGCTCATCCTGGGCACGTCCATCCTGGACCTCATCGAACTGCGCGCGCCCTTCGGCACCACGGGCTTCCGCCTCACCATGGCTCTGTCGGTGCCCCTGCTCTACAGCCTGGTGCGGGCCATCAGCGAGGCGGGCGCCCCCGCGGGCTCGGCGGGGCCCTtgctcctgcagccccagcagcacCGCGCTGCAGGCTGCTTCCTGGGCACTTGTCTGGATTTGCTCGACAGCTTTACCCTGGTGGAGCTGACGCTGGAAGGCCGCGTGCCGCTGCCCGCGCACCTGCGCTATCTGCTGCTCGCCGTCTACTTCCTCACCCTCGCCTCGCCGGTGCTCTGGCTCTACGAGCTCAATGCCGGGGCCGCCGCTCCGTCGTCGCGGGGCCAGGCCTCGGGGCCGGGCAGCTGCAGCCGCCTTTTGCGCCTGCTGGGCGGCTGCCTGGTGGACgtgcccctgctggccctgcgCTGCCTCCTGGTGGTGAGCCACCAGCAGCCACTCTCTGTCTTCATGCTGAAGAACCTCTTCTTCCTCGGCTGCCGCGGCCTGGAGGCCCTGGAGGGCTGCTGGGATCACGGGAGCCGGGCCTCCCCAAGTCGGGGTAGAGGGGGCTATGGTGCCCCTCCATCAGCCCTGCCGCCGCCTCAGGGGGGCTCCCAGCTGGGCCACTGCATCCCGGAGAACGATGGGGGGCCCCATGGCTATGTCAACACCCTGGCGGTGGCCTCCCAGAACTGAAGGGCTGAAGGGCAGGGGGCTTGCTTGGGGTTGAGCGCCACCACCCTCCTTGTCCTCAAACCTTCTCTCGCCCAGATTTGATCAGGCATCATTTGAAGAGAAAACTGTCTATAGGGCTGAGGGCTGGTGTGCCCCCTGCACCGCTTGGCTATAGACTGTGTGGGGCGAGACTAGCAGTTGGTGGTGAGCAAGGTGCACTCCCTCTACCCCACTCCTCACCTCCAAGGGGCTGCATT
The DNA window shown above is from Oryctolagus cuniculus chromosome 9, mOryCun1.1, whole genome shotgun sequence and carries:
- the TMEM121B gene encoding transmembrane protein 121B, which translates into the protein MHPALGHPRPLSSSPGPFPPPPPPPAARLQPLFFRGGSPRGPGGSGDSSSSPSPGRGGGRRCGGDSVSSSGGSSGGTGAGREDDDESVSLSKPLVPAAAPAGPPATGDAAPVAFSSSAATYSSASTPASSCSMTAADFGGGAAAGPVGGPGGRSMGGAGGAGTGGGASCCPCCCCCGRPARPGRRGGRRGCAAGPGCRWGYQALSVVLLLAQGGLLDLYLIAVTDLYWCSWIATDLVVVVGWAIFFAKNSRGRRGSAASGAHSHPPHQHHHAAPPLHLPASSGASAAAATGAKARGGRSMAGGPGCGPGPVGVAGEFAFAYLAWLIYSIAFTPKVVLILGTSILDLIELRAPFGTTGFRLTMALSVPLLYSLVRAISEAGAPAGSAGPLLLQPQQHRAAGCFLGTCLDLLDSFTLVELTLEGRVPLPAHLRYLLLAVYFLTLASPVLWLYELNAGAAAPSSRGQASGPGSCSRLLRLLGGCLVDVPLLALRCLLVVSHQQPLSVFMLKNLFFLGCRGLEALEGCWDHGSRASPSRGRGGYGAPPSALPPPQGGSQLGHCIPENDGGPHGYVNTLAVASQN